The Acidimicrobiales bacterium genome has a segment encoding these proteins:
- a CDS encoding AhpC/TSA family protein produces the protein MPCQAHAVAVRDRLDDLGDAAVALVTFTRQRNLRGYKRRLDLPYPVLADEDRHCYRDYGLGRAPARRAFGPTTLRRYVELMRQGRRPQLPHEDLLQLGGDFVIGRDGRLVYAFRSRTPDDRPAIDELVEAVRAT, from the coding sequence CTGCCGTGCCAGGCCCACGCTGTCGCCGTGCGCGACCGCCTCGATGATCTCGGAGACGCAGCCGTGGCGCTGGTGACCTTTACCCGGCAGCGCAACCTTCGAGGCTACAAGCGGCGGCTCGACCTCCCTTATCCCGTGCTCGCCGACGAGGATCGTCACTGCTATCGGGACTACGGGCTGGGCCGGGCGCCGGCGCGGCGGGCGTTCGGACCGACGACCCTCCGGCGCTATGTCGAGCTGATGCGCCAGGGGCGCCGGCCCCAGCTGCCGCACGAGGACCTGCTCCAGCTGGGTGGCGACTTCGTCATCGGTCGGGACGGTCGCCTGGTCTACGCCTTCCGGTCCCGGACCCCGGACGACCGTCCTGCGATCGACGAGCTCGTCGAGGCGGTACGAGCGACGTGA
- a CDS encoding class I SAM-dependent methyltransferase: MTELGLRNDVYRRPLATALERLGVGEGWRCVDVGAGGGDVSVALAEMVGRTGRVYAVDNDPRARDEVAKTAAAHTQVLAITQAGEDLLLPEPVDLAFCRFLLMHVVEPVAVLRRMAKAVRAGGWVVAQEPITSAGRVGGDRLSMPDAPHPDLGAVLPALVGRADLELVDAWAEAPAGAGPGPVTDYLASLTDVDPGEDPVVLPPLVTVLAQRR, translated from the coding sequence GTGACCGAGCTGGGACTTCGGAATGACGTCTATCGCCGCCCCCTGGCCACTGCCCTGGAACGGCTGGGCGTCGGAGAGGGGTGGCGCTGTGTCGACGTCGGGGCGGGCGGCGGGGACGTGAGCGTGGCCCTGGCCGAGATGGTGGGGCGCACCGGACGGGTGTACGCGGTGGACAACGACCCTCGCGCCCGAGACGAGGTGGCCAAGACGGCGGCGGCCCACACCCAGGTGCTGGCCATCACCCAGGCCGGCGAGGACCTGCTGCTGCCCGAGCCGGTGGACCTGGCCTTCTGCCGGTTCCTGCTCATGCACGTGGTCGAGCCGGTCGCGGTGCTGCGCCGCATGGCAAAGGCCGTCCGAGCGGGCGGGTGGGTCGTCGCCCAGGAGCCGATCACCAGCGCCGGACGGGTCGGCGGCGATCGCCTCTCGATGCCGGACGCGCCGCACCCCGACCTCGGAGCGGTGCTGCCGGCGCTGGTGGGCCGGGCCGACCTCGAGCTGGTCGATGCCTGGGCCGAGGCCCCGGCCGGTGCTGGGCCGGGTCCCGTGACCGACTACCTCGCCAGCCTCACCGACGTCGATCCGGGAGAGGACCCCGTCGTCCTACCCCCTCTCGTCACCGTGCTGGCACAGCGTCGGTAG